In Camelus bactrianus isolate YW-2024 breed Bactrian camel chromosome 28, ASM4877302v1, whole genome shotgun sequence, the DNA window GAGAGCAATTCCTGATGCAATCCGTCTAGTGCTTCACAAACATTTAGCATCAGCCCAGGAAATGACTTCAATGCCATGCCGCTGCACAGCACCTGACCCTCACAAAGTTCACGTACACACAGAAACGATCTTATTTGTGCCTCACGGTTGTCCTGAGAGATACAGTAAATGGTTCAGTCTCTCTTTTACAGCCAAAGAGCTGAGTCTAAGGGACAACCATTCAGCTCGTAAAGGACCGAACTGGGGCCAGAGCCCCAAGTCCAGAGCTCTTTCCACGTCACGTGGACTCTGGGGAGAACACACTCCCACAGCAGGCAGCGGGCCGAGGCTGGGAGTAAAGTCCCTGTTTCTGGAAGAGAGCACTGCCAGCCGGGCACAGCGGCTGAGCTTTGACCTTGTCTCTCCACCCTTGGCTGAGCAAACGCATCAGATCAGGAGGCTGGAGCATGTGGAGGTTAACCCGTCACTTTCTCCCTTGCCCCCAACcccagagagagaggcagaagtGTTCTGGGGGCTTCTGCGTCATTTCCATCACCTTCAGACTCAGTGTCCCCTAGGACTTAACCTTTGTCTTCACAGTTACAGCCAAAGAGCAGCTGGGAGGACTGGGGCCACGGGCATTTTTCTGGAAAGTCCATTTCCGCCCAGGGGTCTCCTTACCTGCCAGGTTACCAGCAGCCCCTGTTGGCACAACCACCTCCACAGCGGGCAGGGGGTCCGTGTCTAAGGATGGTGCACACCGGAAATAGGCGAAGAAGTGGTGGGCCATTTGCACCAGGACCCGGGACCAGTTGATTGAATTCAGACTCATCAGATTGTGCTTCTTGACAAAGGCCACGTCTGCAAACACGGCCTTGATCGGCTCGTCCAGCTCATCACTGTTCCCCTCCACTgtcaggggagagaggaggggagctaTCAGGGGCATGAAGACCCCCAGGGGGTCAGCACTGGTCCACAAGGCCCCCATGCTGAGTCCATCCTGCTGCGACCTTCGCTCACCTTGGTTTCTTTACTCTCATGTGTCTTGGCCTGGTATTCTAGACTCAAAATTAAGCTTCTCAAGGACAGAAACCATGTCTCATCTCCTTGTCATCTTTCCAATGTTTCTACCGTTATATAAAATTAGTTATAAAATGTCAGCCTTCTGGGATATTGGGGGAAGAATTCCTTTTGGTGCTCCACGCCTACTTCCCCTCCCTCTGGGAGCAAGGAAGGATGCTTCATCAGGTTGTGAGATGCTGAGACGCTGATCTTTACTCCACGGTCCTCTATTAGGGGCTGGGGGGAAAAGAGTCACTCCTCTCACGTGGTCTGTCTTTCTTCTCCCATTGAGATCACAAGGGTTACGTGCCCTCTACCCCTATGCGGCAGGTAAGCTTGCACAGGCAGAGCTTCTCCTCCCTCAGCTGAGTGTGTACACACTCTAATTTATAGAGGAATTACTGGGTAAATTTATGGGCAAATCAGCTACTAGTCCAGGTTGCATTTCTCAATCCAGCCCAACCAAGCAATCAAGCCAAAATTGATCTCTTTTTCGAAACTTGGGTCTATTTCTCCATTGGATCCAAACTTGGAGGAGAAGGGGGTAAGATTATTGGGGGGAAGTGCCAGAGTTGGCTCTGAAGTTACTATTCATTCCACCCGTCACCACTGTGTAGCAGCAGAGGCTGCAGGACTGACTCCAGATCTACACACAAGAGGGATGTTTGCTGGGTTCTAGGGAAAGATTCACTGCTTCGACAAGAGCCACAGGAAGAGACACTTGGTTACCGTAAGTAACCATCATATGCTGCAAGAGGAATGAGCCTGAGGACTGGAAGATGGAGCGGAGAACCAGGGTCCCTGAAGGCACTACTGAGTCACTGAACCAACCAATCGGGAGCCCATCCCACCTCTAGACTCCCAGATATATGTGCTGGAAAACATTCCTGTTCAAGCCAGTCTGAGTTagattttctgttactttcagCCAAAAACCTCCCAAATAATATATAACTAGCTCTTGCTGATTACTCTATGCTTAAGAAGAatcaaatacatgtatgtatggaAATTAATGACTTTAGAAAACATCAGTGTCCAACACACAATAGTCCAGGTGGCCCGTCCCTACTCCCTGAAATGTTAACTCCTGAATTTATCCACATCCTCCGGGAAACCAAATCAGAAGATTCCCGAAAAGAAAGGGAGAACTTGGCAGCAGTTTAGAAACAAAAACTAATTCCTTGAAAGGCCACAGCCTTATCTTCCAGGAGCTCAGAACATGTATGCCACAGAGATGCCCTTCAGCTCCAGCAGCAGCACATTAGGACCATACACTTTTCACTGCAATGTGTATGTGCTTGTTAAAGGAAAGAGGCAAGGGGGTCTCTGCTTACTTGCTAACAAACGGACAAAGAATATTCATGCTGCTCCCATGGGTCAGGTTTGTTTTCACTGTGCTTTTGGACCTTGACAAAACTGATGTTACAGAAAACATTCTTGGGGGGgaaggtctagctcagtggtagagcacacgcttagcatgcaggaggccctgggttcaattccaggATTATAACAGGAGGCCAGGCTGTCATAGAAGGGACGCTGTCTCTCACCACATTTGCTGTCCTGCCAGACGAGTGATCAAACCAAGCCTGGCCACCTGGACACCTTGCCCCAGGCCACAGTGTAGAAAACCTCACCAAGACCCCCTGCTGTTCATAGTCCCATCCCTACCTTGGGGCTActtggggtggagtggggtgtgagaagtagaaataaaaaaatttaaaggatggCTTCACTCAAGCTCACCTCACCTCCCTACACCCTTGACCCCCGTGATGATTAAACGCACTGGGAATAGATGGCCAGACCTTAAGGAGATGGTTTTCTGTCTTTCCGCAAACACAAAATGCCACAATTTGTCATGTGGCTCAGGAAGGGGGGGTTACTAGCGATGGGGACCCCTGAGTAGCTTcctattttaaatacttagaCCTACTAACCAAGGTCAGCGCTTAGCCGATTCTAGACAGCAGGGGAGGGCGTGAGCTGCCAACAGGTAACGACACATTctctaaaagtaattatttaatagGTTTTTGCCCTCTAAACCTCAGTGCCGCAGCACAAAACCCAAGTCACTAGCCTCAGGCTATGGCTCCGGGTGGCTGCCTGTGTCCGAGGCACCGGCAGGTTGAACCTGCATGGAGGTGGCATTCTTTGGGGTATGGTTCTAAGCCTGCGCTTCCTAGCCTGATCGACATGGTGAGTATTGGTTTATGTATTCGTTACCTCCAGTAGTCTCTGAGCCTGCTCGGAGCAAAGCCAAGGCATATATCAACCTCAAAACATGACTgatgagggaagggaaggggagagaaagggaggaggaaggatggcCAGCTCGTCAATTGACTGGTTTTATTCCAGCCCATCTCCCAAAATAGACCCACtcaaggcagggccaggctgtccCTGGAGCCTCTGTCCCACGCTTGCCTCCAAACACGTGGACGTTCTCCCTCAGCACCGTTGTCATCTGGAGCTCCTGAATCCTTGTGCAGTGACCCTTGGGCAGCAGGACGATGATGTCCACATTCTTTGCCCCATGAACACTCTCGATGGCAGCACTCCCAGTGTCCCCAGAAGTTCCTGGATGGGATGAAGGAGGAAGCCTCCCCTTTAGAATcaagaagatggaaaaggaaagaaatggccCCTTTAGGACCATTGTTGCAAGTAAGGCAAGATCTATACCTTAACTGCTTGGAGGGTAGGAACCTGGGTCTTAATCTGGAGTCCTTCAACCTCCAAGAGAACCAGACTGAAATGAGGGCATCTGTGAACCTGGCATCCTGTAATCTatgcattttatgtatttttaaatactattcTGAGAAGATTCCATAGCCTCCACCAGACTGTCAAAAGGTGACACAAGAGAAGGTTAAGATCTCTACTCTAGAAGAACCAGTAACACACTCCTCGAGACATCAGTGGAGGGCATCCTAGGGGTGGACGCCGGCAAGATGGGGCACCAGCGCGCATGCGCACAACGCACACCTACAACCACAGTGACGCGCTGCTTCCTCTTCTCCAGGAAGCGCTGCAGGAACTGTGCGGTGCAGCCCAGGGACAGGTCCTTAAACGCGTACGTGACCCCGTGCCACAGCTCCAGCACGTTCAGCCCGTTCCTCAGCCTGGACAGATGGACCACCTCTTTGTGTCGGAATCGGCTGAAGGCTCGGTCGATCAGacctgtggggggagggggggaggttGGACAGTGAATGAAGGGCATTATCTCTTCTCTCAAGTTCTTAGTCTCTTTACACTTTTACATTTGAAATTTCTATCTCTTGCTACCAGGTAGAAAGACCAGAAATTTTTCTCCTAAAAGATGCTGTGTCTgaatatgggtgtgtgtgtgtgtgtgtgtgtgtgtgtgtgtgtgtgtgtgtgtgtgtgtgtgtgtgtctattataATCGTAAGGAAAAAGTCTGAAAGACACGAACCAAACTGTTCATGGGTTCCTCTTAGTGGCTCCCCCAGAGGCAGAACTGCTGCTGTAAgacttctgtttttcactttataaactTCTTCATCATTTGGATTTGTTGTGTGCATGTATTCCAACAGAGGTTCAATTAAACAATTATGCAACAAACAAATCAGTGTCTCATCTCTTCTAATTTTCCTTCCTAAAGATAGGAagctgtttgcttgtttgtttgtttttacatcaCTTAACCTCACACCTGTGCTGCCAGAAACTTGGGATGGTTTACGTACAACCCTGCCTAAGGCTAAGGTCATCCAGagtagtgtttctcaaactttaattgGCAAACCAATCACCTGGGAtctgaaaatgcagattctggttcaggAGGCCTGAGGGAATCTGAGAATTCTAATGAGAACTCAGGCAATGCCATAAGAGCTAGTCTTCCAACCACATTTTGAGTCCTCATCTTCCCAGCCTCAGATTCTCACCATCACCCTATGCATTATATTATACACTTGGTCCACAGACCAGCACCAGTAGTATCATCTGGATACTTGAGAGGAATGCAGAATTCTCAGGCCCATCCCAGACCTACCTAATTAGAATCCACATTTTAACGAGATTCCCAGGAGGGATCTGTAAGCACATTACAGTTTGAGACAAGCCGTTCCAGGACCCTCTCAAAGTCCTTTCTGGAATTAtcattcaagaaaataaaacagcaacCTGAGGTTCAGGTGCTTTGTATGCAGGAAGGAAATATCCCAACATTCAAGCATCTCAGGTTGATGGTGATACCCCTAGTCTtgaaagagtttttttaaaaataaactaaaaaaaaagttctctgcTGTTGACTTTGGCATTCATCTCCCTGGAGGTGAGTGGGAGCAGGATGGATGAACCTCCTAGGGGTTAAATGATGGATTTGCAACTCTGTAGGGGCAGTTGGAGGAGCGGGACTGGGCTGGCAGAAGAACAAGATGGgagagcaggaaggaaggagatgctCACCGGTTAAGTCATCCCTTGAAATGAGCTGAGGGCCAATGAAGAGGGCACACAGCTCCTTCACCAGGTCGGGGTAGGAGAGCGTACTCCACTGACGCAGGGTCTCTCTGTCCAGCTGTGGGAGCTCCTCGGGCATGTAGAGGCCCCCATCTGGAGCATAGCCAGAGAAGAGGGCCCCCTCAAAGTCGACCCGTGGGGCCATCCCCCGAGTGCTGACGTACCACATGACACTGGAGACCTGAGGGAACAGCCCCAGGGGCACTTGATACCCAAGCTCAATACCCTGCAGGACAAAGCTGAAGGATACACAGTCCCCTCAGCTGGCCCCGAGCCATCACTCACCAGGGTAAGTGCCCAGACTGGGAGACTGGAGTTCTGTGAAGTCTTACGCCAGCTTCATTTGAGATATAGCTTCACCGGCTTAGATTCATTTCTCTGCCAGGGCCAGAGGGGAACCCCTGCCCTCTGGCGATAAAATCACCTGAAGCCTTCCACCTGTGAGAAAGGGAATGACCTTCAACTGACTTGGAGGAATTTTGGTTTCCTAGACTGGAGATCTGACACCTCTGAGCCCAGTGCAAGTCCTCCACGGGCTGCCACATGCCGCTCTGGAGCCTGTGAACATAAGTGCCTCCAACTTAGAGACAGAGACAAATTTAACTTTCCCAATCATGAATCTTTTAAAACTGGACGTGGATACTAATAACAATGAAGCTGGGACAATGGGTATAAGCCAGAACTGTCTCAAGCAAATGAAGCACAGGGTCACCCGGGATGGGGATGCactccaaagaaatgaaatcagggTACCTCCAAAAGCCAACTGCAGGGAGTAGGCAAAGAAGGCCCAGTGTCTCACGAAGCAGAACCAGggtaggaggaaagggaggaactTCTGTAACTCTGTGGCAAGGGTTACAGCCAATGCCAACCACCCAAGACCATGGAGTAAGCAGAGGGCGATCCTGTCTGGCCACTTCCTGGACCAGACTGAAGGAAAGGAGGCAATTGAGCTGTCAGAGAAGCTGCCACAGGCAAGAGGGCAGGAGCAGGTGCTGACAGGGCTCCGAGGAACAGCCAGAGAAAACTGCGGAACACGCTTCcctggggatgggggtgaggtGGACCACAGCACACCTGGGGTGCTGGGCTCTGTTCTGGGCTCCCCACTTTAAGGAGGATGAGAGCAAAGTGGCCCGGAACAGACGAGCAGGCCTGACACCAGGCTCTGCACATATCAGTGGAGGAACTGGACTGATTAGCACACAGGTGGCTGTCCTCACCGGGAAGGGCGACCTCCGTTCTGTCCAACGACCTCATGGAGCAGCCTTCTCAGGCCACCAGGGCAAAGCTACAGAGAATATACACCCCTGGGTTCAATGTCAACCAAACTGAGGAGCCCAGCAGCTGCCACAGGAGGTGGTGAAGGCGAGGAAGAAAATAAAGCGCTCTTGTGGGGCTGTCCTACGGGGGCTGCGAGCATCGGGCAGGGACTGGACTAAGCGACCTCTGGCGCGCGGGGTTTTATAATTTGCTCTTGTGACTCAGCTGGGCCCTATTCCGGACGGCAGGCAGGTCAGGAAAACTCTGACCCCTAACCTGGAtaaaaaacaagagaaacaaGAGGCCGCCCCAAAGCAGGGAAACCTTTCAGGAAGGGCTCCTCCCCGAGGCGAAGAGGTTTTCTCAGCAGGGATAGGGGCGGGGCGGCTGATGATCGCCCCGACCGCCGACCGCAGGCTGCGCCCCTGGGGTGGAGGCGAGGCCGGCCCACGGCGGGCGCCGGCCTCCCGGGGTCACTGAGCACCAGTCCTCCCGCTGGCCCCGCCTTGGGCCAAGAAGGTTTTGCTAAGGTCTGCGGGATAAGCCTCTGAAAACCTCGCAGACTTCTCCGTGTCGGGGCTCCCCCGAGAACGGCACAAACCCTGCAGAAAAGTGCAAAGCATCGGAAACCCTCAGCCCTCTTAGGTTCCCCCGAGTCGCAGCGCCCGAACTAGAGGCTGAAGAAAGGGGCAGGGAGGCCGACCCAGCCACCCTGGAGCCGGGGTTGAGCGAAACGGCGATAAGTTCAAGAGCTCAGAAGTCTCGCTACCGATTACCCCGGGGAGGGCGCCGCGATCCCCGGGAGGGGACACGGGAGGGGACCCGAGGAAGAGACCCGGGGCCGGCGCGCGCGCAGGAGGCCCGGCTGCCAGGGCGCCCGCTCGCGTGGGACGGTCAGGGAGGCGAGCGAGCGGCTGAACCCCAATCCCCGCCCCGGAATCGCCAGGCTGGGCCGCAGGGCCGGAGGGCTGCGGGGCCGGGACCAGTTACCGGGTCCCAGGCTCCGGGCGGCGACGGGGCTGCCGGGCTCCGGACATGCGAGCGGGACGCGGCCGCGGCCGCTGAGTCCAGGCTTCCGGGCGGAAGATGAGctgtggggcggggcggggcggggcggggcggccaaGGGCGGGAGAAAGCGGCGTGGAAAGATGTGGAGGTGGGAGCGACAGGGGATGACAACGAGAGGGAAACCATTTATTCCTCCCTTGGCATGTTTTTAAGAGACTTTGCTGCTAAGCGCTTTATCCACAGTCTCTTAATCTTCATGGCAGCCCTGAAAGTACCACACGCCTGCATTTTTCAGATTAGAAAGCCGAGGGCAagttggaaagaagaaaaaccctTTCTTTTTGGGGCTTCATGCTTCCCACCTACAAAATCAGAAGGCTGACAAACTCTTTGTTTCTCAAACTAGGGCTAGTGCGTCAAGAATGCaaaatccttgaaaaaaaaaaaaagaatgcaaaatccACAGGGATACATGACATCGGCTTAACTCAAAAAGTCTTTGTAGGAAAGCGCTTTCCTATTAAGCATAGACCTGTTCTAGGGTAAAACGCAtcccaaatttattttaaacaaaaaaacgCAATACACTTGAAAAAATGTCCTCCGGATATAGTCAAATGACCCTGGATTCGCATTCATGTTCCTAGGACCCAATGGCACTAGACGGCAAGGTTTGGGGAGCTGGATGGGACACATGCCGGCTAAGGTTTAGACTTGCCTCCAGACTGGCCCTCATGGGGATGGAGGGCATGGACAGCTGCCCTCTGATGTGGCGGTTCTTCTCCTATCTTCTTCCTATTTATGACTTTCTCCTAACCTGTGGTCTCTGCTTACTCAAATTACTTGCCCTTCAAACTCTGGCCCGCACATGGTACCCATTTGACATATCCGTACAAGTGCATACACCCCCATTGACTGACTCCAGTCTGAGCGGGTCTCAGATTCCTGAAAGCGAGAGTTTGCTCACCATGGAATTCAGCCAGAGGCCAGGGGTACCATTCCCAGAGAGGGATATAGGCCCAGCAGGAACCCCCAAAGAGTTTCTATCCACTGCATCAAGTGTACTTAATCACTCAGAGgtcagggaaactgaggttcatggCAAAAATGCTGTAAGATGCCACAGCATTTGTTACAGTGCTCATAACCAACCAAGATGGCATCTCCAAGGACACAAGCTTAGCATGTGCGAGGtactgggttcagtccccaggacttccattaaaaaaaaaaaaatcaccacgacaaaaagaacaaagagttCTCCCGCCAGGTCCCTTGCCAGAGTGCTGCTTTTTTACCATCTGAGCAGAGTGTGTGCTTCAGTAAGTGATGTTTGTTATAAGGACTGGatgctggtttctcagtcatgtcctttcccttctcctggtccatgCTGAGCATTGTTCTATGTGCATGAGAGCATCTGTGCCAAGTTCAAAGGTACTTTTGATCATGCAAGTGGGAAAACATGCCTTCCCAATTATCTTCACTGAAGCGGAAGTAAGTGAAGGCCTAGACTCATGTTTCATTGACTGGAGACCGTTGTCCAGACTGACCCTGTACATGCCGCCTGTTTCCTTGGAGTGGAAATGGATGTAAATTGCTTGTACAGTTCAGAATCTTGGGTATTGCTGGCTATCAGGACGTGAGATCCTGTGCTGACCTTACATGGATTTAGATATATCTGCAGTGGGTTCTTGCTTTGTTCCGGGAGGTGACCTAATTCCACGTGCCTGACAGGTACTGGACCTGCCCTTTACTCTTCCACGCTGACTCTCAGCCAGGACTCACGTCTTCCAGAATTTTCCCATATATTAGCACATTTATCCTCTCATCCACTTTGTCGGCAGGGttgatggggggtgggggcggagcctgatcatcattttcagttttcaggagctgagatttggcaagATTATGACCGTCCTAAGACATTCTATTAGTAAACAGCACAGCTTAGATTCAAACCTAAGTCTCGCAATTCCATATTCAGCTTTCTTTCTGTCCCACCATAACTATAAGTTGTTTGGAACTTGGAAAACAGTTTTCCATTGATAAGAAATTGTGAAAACCTGAGAGAGATGGCAGTGTAAGAGCAGCCTTACAAACATCCTGGGACAGACCACTGGGAGATGCTCGATCAACATCCCATCCTCATCTTGTTCCTCTGATGTGGCAAGAGGTGCAGCTAGAAAATTTATATGGACCCTCAAACTTTGCCTTTAGCAGTGGCCAAGTGACCAAGTTCTGGCCAATGCAATACACATCAAAGATTCTGGGAAAGGATCCAAGACAGCTTCAATAAAGAACAGACTTAGCTACTTGTCAGCCAAAacaaaatgcacaacctaaaagttcagagttgtgttttatttggcagacctGTTGAGGACTCGAGCCCgagaggcagcctctcagatcgctctaagAAACTCCTccaaagaggcaagggaggagccaggatatacaggagtttttgcaacaaagaccaggtagtcggaacatcaaaagattactgttaattaaagaaaaccagacatttcaagttaaggaatttagcacttttctgtgtatggaaagatgcaagagtctgggctcactgaaatcactcctttggtGTGCACCTTAGCTATGTAGGGCCAGTGTCCTCTTTTCTCCAGCGTGCAGTCGCCgaggctgcagtggctgatggctcaATGGCcccaacatcctttgtttactgtcATGATAGGTGACATTCTTCATCCACAAAGCCTAGTATGTTTACCATTCGGCCTTTTACATAAAAAGTTTGCCCACCTTGGTCTAGCAGCTTCTTCCTAGGTGGAATGACGAGAATAAAGGTGGGCAGTATTGGAACACTTTGGGGGAGACTCGGAACGTGTTGACTATCTCACAACAAGATGCCGTAAGCGGAGCCACGAAAAAACCTgccaagagaaggaaggaagacactGGGGCCAGGAAACAGTGCCAGTCACACAGAGGCACCAGGCTGAGTTCCAACTCTCTGGTGGGTCCCAACTCCCGCATAAACCAAGCTGTTTACACTTGCTGCCGCTAGGTGGCAGTACTCGGTCAAAAGTGCTTGCAGCTGTTTTAGTGTAGTCAGCACTGTTCGATTTTGGTTCATGGAGGGGACCAGGAAGGGTGTTTCTGTGAATATCAATaggattttccattttttaaactttaattcaTCAGATTGAACATGGCATATATATCCATGTGcccaaaaggattttaaaaaataaagcaaattactAGAGTATTGGTGTCTGTAATACATTGGAAATTACTGCCTAATGTTTTCCTAGAAAACTGGCGAAACTAGAATTTTGCCATGAGAATTATCTTTTCTTACTGTGTCTCCCTTACCTCTTGTCCAGGTATCTGATGTAGACTTTGGTGTTGCTACACTAAAGGTTTATCATGATCTCCAGTTGGCATCACCTTCTGTCACTTTTGTGTGTCCCACCCCCAGCCTGTCTGTTATGTAATGATGATTGGAAAGCTGGAGTTgtctaaaatgtttataatatgtTAGAATAGGAAGGAAGCAATCGCTGGGGTACAGGAGAGGgacagcagagggggcaggttgGCAATGCAAGTCAGAAGGACGCAGATCCCCTCTCTTACCCACACGTTCCTATAAAGAAGGTTTATGAGAGATTCTCAGTTTCTTGTGGGCTCAAAGCAGTTGTGAAAGGCAGCTGGGCACATGGAGCGTCGACCATGCCCCCACAAACCACCAAATAAGCCTCATGAACCTAATCTTCCATGATAATTAATCACTGATAATATCTAAATCTAAAAATGgaatgagaagagaaaaggaagaagaaagaagaaaagatcgTTAAAATGGTGTTATTTACAAATGTGGAGAaaagtatcagaaaaaaattgccaaaagaattgaaagtagtTGCATCATCTCattactttaacctttgtgtgtgtgtgttttatacgcattttaaaattttagggatGGTCCCAGATTCTCAACTTTAGTTGTGAAACTTAAACACTAGGGGAGCTTGCTAAACACCTGGACCCTGCCTTCAGAGACCTGCCTCGCAGGTCTGCGGTGGGCTGAGACATCTGAAGGTCTAACCTGATACAAGAGCTCCCTGGACTGCTTTGGGGAATCCTGTTCTAAATTCCAAGCAGGGGTAGAGAGTAGGATGTAGCCGACCCCCAAGTTCTGTTCCAGCCCCACTCCTTCCTGGCTGTGAGACTTTGAGTCAGTCACTTGACATCTCGGTTTCTTCATGTTAACAAGAGATCACATTAGGTCAGAGCTTCTTGAACTTTTTGAGAGGTGAAGATTGAGAATCTGATGGAAGTCCCATCAGAAAAACGCAGTATGATGCTTTACACACAGTTTCATGGTCCTCTTAGACCCTGCAGGGTCCCACAGATTCTTGGTTACATTTCTTGAACAAATGTTCCCACCAATGTGTCCCTTTCGGCTCTAATGTTTAAGGTTGATCTGGATCCTGGATGCTGTGGGCAGGATGGCCGGAGGAGAGGGCAGGACTCCATCTGGACAGCAGCTTTAGAATCCCAGCCCATTGGGATTCTAACGCTGAACCCACATCTGCTACTGCTTTTTATGGGATCGGAGAGCTGCTCACTAACTTGGCAGATCCAAAAGGGATAAAGATCTTCCTCACCTTGACCAAGACCCTAGGAGCTAAGCCTCCTGGAAGCCCTGAGAGACCAAGGACACCCAAAGCTGTAAGAAAGCAGAACCTTTCTAAAGAGTAGCATTAAATCAGAAATTGACTTACTGTGAAAGATAAACATATCAGCTTGAGGAAgtggccccagctctgcccttctcCAGATCCTCTCAAGAACGGCCTTTCTAGATAAGTAATGATTTTGGTAATGTACTCCGGGCTCTCTCCTCATCCAGCCCATGGGCTGACACTCACTGGGAGAGTGGCGGGCCGATCTGTGCAGtcttttgcatctttgtcaagCCTGAGATGACCTTTCATCCAGAGAGGAGTCAGTGTGCAGCCCTGTCCATTACCTAAGGCCGCCAGAAGCCTCTGGATTGAGTGCTGAGTTCAGACCACTTTAGGCTTAATCAAAGGAGCCATTGACTCCTGAGATTAAGGGAATCTTTGGTTCAGAGCCAGCTGGTCAATGGTCACAGGGCCAAGTTCTTAGATAGGAAGAGCAAATTCAGGGTCACTGAAGCTGTGAGCCACCCACTGGGACACGTGTGCTGGGACTGGGACCCCGGTCACAGTCCATCAT includes these proteins:
- the THNSL2 gene encoding threonine synthase-like 2 isoform X1 — its product is MWYVSTRGMAPRVDFEGALFSGYAPDGGLYMPEELPQLDRETLRQWSTLSYPDLVKELCALFIGPQLISRDDLTGLIDRAFSRFRHKEVVHLSRLRNGLNVLELWHGVTYAFKDLSLGCTAQFLQRFLEKRKQRVTVVGRLPPSSHPGTSGDTGSAAIESVHGAKNVDIIVLLPKGHCTRIQELQMTTVLRENVHVFGVEGNSDELDEPIKAVFADVAFVKKHNLMSLNSINWSRVLVQMAHHFFAYFRCAPSLDTDPLPAVEVVVPTGAAGNLAAGCIAQKMGLPIHLAVAVNCNDIIHRTVQRGDFSLSRAVKPTLASAMDIQVPYNMERIFWLLSGSDSQGTRALMEQFERTQSVSLPEELHSKLSEAVASESVSDETITQTMSRCWEENWYLLCPHSAVAVSYHYQQTDRQQPSPPRCCLAPASAAKFPEAVLAAGLTPETPPEILALESKEARCAAMRKGDDWTLMLRDTIEKLSRQRVISS
- the THNSL2 gene encoding threonine synthase-like 2 isoform X2, translated to MWYVSTRGMAPRVDFEGALFSGYAPDGGLYMPEELPQLDRETLRQWSTLSYPDLVKELCALFIGPQLISRDDLTGLIDRAFSRFRHKEVVHLSRLRNGLNVLELWHGVTYAFKDLSLGCTAQFLQRFLEKRKQRVTVVVGTSGDTGSAAIESVHGAKNVDIIVLLPKGHCTRIQELQMTTVLRENVHVFGVEGNSDELDEPIKAVFADVAFVKKHNLMSLNSINWSRVLVQMAHHFFAYFRCAPSLDTDPLPAVEVVVPTGAAGNLAAGCIAQKMGLPIHLAVAVNCNDIIHRTVQRGDFSLSRAVKPTLASAMDIQVPYNMERIFWLLSGSDSQGTRALMEQFERTQSVSLPEELHSKLSEAVASESVSDETITQTMSRCWEENWYLLCPHSAVAVSYHYQQTDRQQPSPPRCCLAPASAAKFPEAVLAAGLTPETPPEILALESKEARCAAMRKGDDWTLMLRDTIEKLSRQRVISS
- the THNSL2 gene encoding threonine synthase-like 2 isoform X3, with translation MPEELPQLDRETLRQWSTLSYPDLVKELCALFIGPQLISRDDLTGLIDRAFSRFRHKEVVHLSRLRNGLNVLELWHGVTYAFKDLSLGCTAQFLQRFLEKRKQRVTVVGRLPPSSHPGTSGDTGSAAIESVHGAKNVDIIVLLPKGHCTRIQELQMTTVLRENVHVFGVEGNSDELDEPIKAVFADVAFVKKHNLMSLNSINWSRVLVQMAHHFFAYFRCAPSLDTDPLPAVEVVVPTGAAGNLAAGCIAQKMGLPIHLAVAVNCNDIIHRTVQRGDFSLSRAVKPTLASAMDIQVPYNMERIFWLLSGSDSQGTRALMEQFERTQSVSLPEELHSKLSEAVASESVSDETITQTMSRCWEENWYLLCPHSAVAVSYHYQQTDRQQPSPPRCCLAPASAAKFPEAVLAAGLTPETPPEILALESKEARCAAMRKGDDWTLMLRDTIEKLSRQRVISS